From Solanum stenotomum isolate F172 chromosome 2, ASM1918654v1, whole genome shotgun sequence:
tcctttacaatcgaagtcttaacaatagtctcaaaacatgaaagaactagaaacaataGAAGTgtttgtcctcgatctatgaggacataccaaaagatGTCTTGGAAGAACTCTATTCCAAGCTTCACTAGATAGAATGCAATCAGAAcgtacacttgtagtaaaaacatagaaaaagaatggtttagcacataaagtactaagtatgatgaccatgcaaaaaaatccttaaaaaggacattttcgtttgaaagtcatgctttcataccatttttgtaaaacttcatgaacattcaaaaaaaaagggcatagtataagtcacaaccaacatacaactcacattttcacatttgaacaaagTCACGTATAAACCTTTACATCCaccttgagcctccacctcaactaaccctcaagctataccttgtgcaacgTATgggtagcgtcccataccaccacccacactaaggtaccaccttaaggtcaccaaaagtgaacttaacATTGATCatttccacctttacacaataaagcatttaagagacataaacattacatgagTCACATCATCACtttaagaccaacatctaagacaacactaagtcatacttgtgcaatgtacaagtagcatcccatactaatACTCACACTAaatactcctttgaagtcaccctaGACAAGCCACAGTCATATACACtaaataagtcatgacaaggaagtaacccataatacaatccaagtatagcatgcatctttacataTAAGCATATAAGCGtttaagagtcaacattctttaataacttcatttaggacacattcattaATTAGCCATTAAgtcttagagaactcactatgaccctatcaaagcctactcgtgcaatgcatggatggcatcccatactaccacccacacttcatagaactccgCAAGAAatcataatgcacatctcacatgatggaaataagcatttaaccgacatagaccatacaaTCTAGACTTGGAATTCGGTGTCGTGTAACCCCTCACCGTAAAAGGTGGTcaacttgcctaaggaagaccagTAACATTAGCTTGGATTGAATTAAATCCACTGgttaatatcctatgtgggcacatagttatgggataggaagatgttcattggaaccctagCCTAACGTTGGGAGATTTTCCATCTtatcatatccactcggtgcttagcctacattcccatagagtatttcaatcacattacaacattgtacttgagagggctaccaacattaggacTACCGACCCAAAGCACATACACGTGAAAGGTCACCACTATTAGGTCTACTGATTCAATGTatattaaggatagctcattgataTTCCTAGAAAGATCCACCAACGTTAGGTCTACCATTTCTAGGTTCATCATCTCACAATAGAAGGGCCACCTCCATTAGgtctaccgtttcaaggtttaACATCACATTAGCACCTAGACTCCTCATGAAAGGCCACCACCCTTAGGTCTACCAATCCAAGGTTTAGCCTAGAATACTTTATCATTCATTCATGAAGAGTCTACCCACATTAGGTTTACCAATTTGagacattaagtcaagatacacTCATTATATAAGAAAAGGATGTCTAAGCATACCATTTAAAGAGATCACATTCAACATAGctttcatttatcaagaagaggGCACCTAAGTCTACAAATCCAAGATACGACATTACATTATAGAAATCCTTCACATTCTATCGTCAACATTCAtaagtgttaattgagaatgtacaatcaacaacaacacaTTTACATTCTATACAAGAccatcattctatcattgaaatcacaagtatatccttcACATTATACATAGTAACTAAACACCtgcacctttcaagtggatcaacatctctAGCACAATTCTAATTCAACATGTAATTACGTCAcaacttgccctttcaaggccatgatcaaaagtcacccacacaccaacaatttactATAATTAAGGCATgtataatgatacaattcaacaatctaaatcaatttagGCACAATCCATCAATATTCATTCatgatcaacaaacccacttcataaaggaacaatttaggaattgagagaaatcatgggttcatagagtattttcatcataaatcatcaattaaacattaatacaatcataatttgacattagaaaccatttgaaaatgtttgatgaaagaacccatgagattcagtaaaaccctaggtttttcataaacttgaaaactttgaaaacttctttgaaattgactctagcgTGAAAGGTAACACTAGATGAAGGATCATCATACCTTAATAGATGAATTCCACGAAAATTCACACAATTAGTGTTCCTCTTCAAGCCCTACGTCTTctttttctcttggtcttcaatggagttctagagagatgATATTTGGAGAGGGAGGGGTTTTGATTTGCGgaatttgaataatgaaatctaaaatagggttttaatgttttaataatcttaaaatatcttaatacacctaaaataaccgtccatacacttaaaacatttaattaactaattaccAAAACACCCCTACACTTGGCTGAGCCAAACCAGAAACTGCTGGTGTGGACCACGGACAGTAGATGGGTCCACGGACCGTCCTGGCTGTCCTTGTTTCGTAGCTAGGGCTTGGTCTTCAAGGCTGCTACAGGGTTcgacctacggaggccatccacagaaagtggatggacctacggggcgtgaaCCTCATCTGTAGGTCACCACATTTTGGCAACTCTTTTGGTTTCAAGAGGTTTGAGGTTTAggcttagggtcctcctcaaggagaCCTAGGGTGGTCcatggggagtcgtaccttgacgtttaacccctaaacacctcAACCATGACTCGGGACAACATCAAACACCCTCAAACCTCACACCAAACTTAAACACAcgcacgttaggctctagtttcacttattcatttttagggtcgttacattatcccccacttaggaacattcgtcctcgaatgacattGAAAACACATTAAGGGGTGTTAACGACTCAAAACTAGCAGCCCACAATCATGACACATCAATATAATTGCATAaacaaaggaggaaacatcaactccacatcaaacAAACTccatgcaattcaagaaagtagaaACTActtctacaaactcattatgcatgaaaacttcaacatttctcattacATTGGAGGAACTTCGTTCTCCAACTCACATCATGCTCACCATAACATAAATAGGCACATTATGTAACTCTTTCAAGAACACATTTAAGCATTCTCAACAAGTCAACTTATGAAATATTTAGGCAACTCATCATAGATGcatatcaacatgaggaacacaatTTTGAAAACTcgttttctcatttaaacaagaattaaactagaacatgcataacataaggagagcATGGAAACACAtttcacacatgactccaaaacatgaaacgaGCTACAAGGAattcttggtctcaagcttgaataggaatagaagaacaAGGATATCATAACTCACCACaacttactattcaacataccatcccaccacttaggagaaaacccaactaagtCTAACTTGAAAAACAACATAAGGACCTCATCACAACAAAAGGAACTATAACTTACTGGTACCTTCATCCGGATTAGCTTCtttgtccttgttagcttgaaggGCATACAAATGGTTCATTTTTGGAGCATCAAGATTCGGGCCATTAAGAGAAGCTTGTTTAGCCTCCCTTCCTCTTGCCGTAAGAGTAGGACAATTTCTCACTTGGTGATCAagctttccacaaccatagcacccaCTAGTACCCACTAGGAATTTCCCATGATGCTTCTTTTCACAATTGTGACAAGTAGGTTTAGCAAATGGAGGTCCACTACCTCTCTCTTGGTTGACCTTAGGAGCAACGTGAAGTATCTTGATTTGGAgctctcttcttgaacctaggttAACCTTGCTCATCGGACCTACCCCTCTTCAACTCCTTATCcttcctcttaagtttggactcctcaatagattgagcatacaccatgagTCTAGAAATGTGCATGTCAT
This genomic window contains:
- the LOC125856035 gene encoding uncharacterized protein LOC125856035, which codes for MSKVNLGSRRELQIKILHVAPKVNQERGSGPPFAKPTCHNCEKKHHGKFLVGTSGCYGCGKLDHQVRNCPTLTARGREAKQASLNGPNLDAPKMNHLYALQANKDKEANPDEGTNSSSAPKANQERGSGPPFAKPTCHNCGKKNHRKVLVGTSGCYGCGKLDHQVRNCPTLTARGREAKLASLNGPNLDAPKMNHLYALQANKDKEANPDEGTSKL